The window AGGACGAGCCTAGGGAGGAAGCGCGGTTGGGATCGCTGCGACTCCTTAGCACGATCAAGGCCAAGAAGGCGAAGGAGCCTAAGGGCTTGATGTTCGCGGACGTGAAGATCGGAGTGACCACGATGAGTGCACTTGTGGACACGGGAGCATCCGACATCTTCATCTCAGAGGAGGCCGCGAAGAAGCTTAACCTACGGGTTGAGAAGGGAGCCAGTTGGCTCAAGACCGTGAACTCGAAGGAAGTCCCTGCGATCGGGGTTGCAAGGGACGTGGAGCTACAACTCGGGTCATGGACGGGCAAAGAaactctagaggtaattccaCTTGACGACTACGATATTGTCATTGGAATTAAGTTCCTAGATAGAATCCATGCTGTTGTAGTTCCCTTTGCGGAATGTATATGCGTGTTGGATAAGGGTAGCCAATGCGTGATTCTGGTCCATCGTGAGTTGGAGCGGGATCGAAAGATGATCTCGGCCATCCGACTCACCAAAGGAGCAAGGAAGGGTGAGGTGACCTTCCTGGCGGCCTTGAAGATTGAGGACGACGAGGGTGAAGGGAAGGAAGTCCCGACGGAAGCAACCCAAGTCCTCGACTCATTCAAGGACGTCATGCCTTCGGAGCTGCCGAAGAAGCTGCCACCCAAGAGGGAGGTGGATCACCGGATCGAGCTTGTGCCTGACGCTCGACCGCCTGCCATGGCGCCTTACCGTATGGCGCCACCCGAGTTAGAAGAACTAAGGAAGCAACTCAAGGAGCTGCTCGATGCGGGCTATATTAGGCCGTCAAAGGCCCCGTTCGGTGCGCCGGTCctgttccaaaagaagcacgatGGGTCACTCCGGATGTGCATCGACTACCGGGCGCTGAACAAGCTGACCGTGAAGAACAAGTACCCGATCCCGCTCATTGCGGATCTCTTTGATCAACTTGGGGGAGCTTAGTGGTTCACCAAGCTAGATCTTCGATCGGGATACTACCAAGTTCGGATCGCTGAAGGGGACGAGCCGAAGACAGCCTGCGTGACGCGGTATGGGTCCTATGAGTTCCTGGTGATGCCGTTCGGCTTGACCAACGCTCCGGCCACTTTCGCACAatgatgaacaaggtactccacCCTTTCCTAGATAGGTTTGTAGTGGTTTATCTAGACGACATTGTGATTTATAGTCGAACGTTGGGAGAGCATGTCGAACATCTACGGCAAGTCTTCCAAGTCTTGCGCGAGAACAAGCTGTTCGTCAAGCGCGAGAAGTGTGCCTTTGCACAAAAAGAAGTTCCGTTCTTGGGGCACATTGTCGGGGGTGGACGTGTGCGGATGGACAAGGCGAAGATTCAATCGATCGTCGAATGGGAGCCGCCAACGAAGGTACCTGCGTTGAGGTCGTTCTTGGGCCTCACCAATTACTATCGACGGTTCGTGCGGAGCTACTCGAGCatcaccgtgccactcacggacctgctaaaaaaagagagggcgtgggagtggacggatcgaTGCCAAAGAGCCTTCGACCGATTGAAGACCGCCATGACCGAGGAACCGGTGTTGGCATTGCCCGACCACACCAAGCCGTATGAGGTGGAGACCGACGCATCGGACTATGCCATAGGAGGCGTCCTCATGCAAGATGGCCATCCGGTGGCATTCGAGTCTCGAAAGCTGAACGATACCGAGCGACGATATACCGTTCAAGAAAAGGAGATGACTGCGGTGGTCCATTGCCTCCAGACGTGGAGACACTATCTCCTGGGGTCTAAGTTCGTCGTGAAGACAGACAACGTGGCCACAAGTTACTTCCAGACCAAAGAAGTTGAGTCCGAAGCAAGCTCGATGGCAGGATTTTCCGGCGAGTTCGACTACGTATTTGGAGTACAAGCCGGGGAAGGCCAACTCCGTGGCAGACGCACTGAGTCAAAGGACAGAACTGATGAGCCACATGGTGAGTCGACCGAGCTGCCCTTGGGTCGACCGCATCAAAGAAGGGCTAGAGCATGATCCAAGAGCCCGAGCTCTCATCGGGTACGCCAAAAAAGGTAAGACCCGGCAGTTTTGGTGTGAGGACGAGCTCCTCTACACCAAGGGAAGGCGGTTGTACGTGCCCTTCCATGGGAAGCTGAGGAAGGAAATCTTGCGCGAGTGCCACGACTCGAAGTGGGCGGGTCATCCCGGGATCTACCGCACGTTGGCCCTCGTCGAAGATCGGTACTATTGGCCACAAATGCGCGACGACGTGGAGGCGTATGTGAAGACTTGTGCAGTtttgccaacaagacaagctAGAGCAACGGTCGTCGCGGAGCTTGCTTGGAGCCACTTCCCGTACCAACTCGTCCATGGGAAAGcatttccatggacttcatcgtcAACCTACCGAAGTCCGAAGGGTGCCGGACTCTAATGGTGGTGGTTGACCGGTTCTCGAAGTATGCAACCTTTGTGCCTGCAACAAAGGATTGCCCGGCCGAAGAAGCGGCCAAGTTGTTCATGAAGCATGTGGTGAAGTACTGGGGAGTGCCAAGAACGATCGTGAGCGATCGGGATCCCCGCTTCACAAGACGTTTCTGGTCCGAGTTGTTCAAGCTGCTGGGGTCGGAGCTGAACATGTCAACGAGTCTGCATCCCCAAACCGACGGTCAGACAGAGCGGGTCAATGCACTCTTGGAGATCTACCCCCGGCACTACGTGAGCACGACGCAAGTGAATTGGGCGAAGTTGATCGACGTAGCCCAGTTCTCCTACAACTTGCGGCGGAGCGAGTCGACCGGCCGAGTCCGTTCGAGGTTGCAACGGGCAGCAACCGAACACCCCGAGCACTATTGCTTCGGGTTACCGGGGAGTAGCCCGCCCGCGTAAAGTTCGCCAAGAACATGCAAGAAGAGGCGGACTTGGCCCGGGCGTGTCTACACAAAGCCTCCAAACGCATGAAGAAATGGGCGGACAAGAAGCGACGGCACGTGGAGTTCCAAGGTGGAGATCAAGTGTTGGCCAAGCTGCACGTGGTTCTTCGATACAAGGACGTGCACAAAGGGTTGATCCGTCGCTACGAGGGGCCATTTCGAGTGCTACAACGGGTTGGAAAGGTCGCATACAAACTGGAGCTACCACCAAAGCTCAAGGTGCATCCGGTGTTCCACGTAAGTATGCTTAAACCTTTTCAAATTGATGAGGAAGACCCGGATCGAGGGAAGTCACAACGAGCGTCGCTCGGGGCAAAGACCTCGTACGATCGAGAAGTCGAGAGCATCTTGGCGGATCGAGTCATACGGAAGAGGTATTGTGCGGCCAAGCGCGAATATTTGATCCGGTGGAAAGGTCTTCCGGAGAGCGAAGCCAGTTGGGAGCCCGAGGAGAGTCTTTGGCAGTTCaagaaagagatagaagatTTCCATGCCGAAGACGCGACGAGGGCGTCGCTGATTAGgtggggagaatgtcacggcccgaaagttagcatgtccaagaggtttccatgGCACGGGCGTGACACGTGACGACCCTCGACCTATGTTCCCGAGATGTACAGTATTCTCCTAGGGGCGGGTGATACcgtatttgtacgcatacgatataaatgcgagtagctgATAGTTGGCCATAAATGCATATAGCTGGTAGTTGGCTATGAATGCAAgtggttggtagatggggaggtgcaatctccaccgttagatctaagggagattTATGGGTAgggtttgccttatacttgtatataaaggggtgtcctccctcattgtaaGTCATTCACAACCTATATGaaaatccagagcttctctctcatcaagtgtttatctctctagaagttcgttgtgagtcgagtgtgagaaaggctgcttaggggtgaaaccttaaggccgcacgggtgaatcgagagttgatcgagagttgatcgatcggcccgtgacacaaggATCATGCCTTTTCCGTTTCCGCATTAAGTTTCCTCTCTCCTTAATcactaataataaaaattagagtCAACGATGTGGGTGTATGATCCTGATcgcatttgtttcttgaaaagGAGTAAAGTCAAACAATATTAAATAGCAAAATCTCATAATATACCATGACCTTTTCTTTTGTGAGCTATGGACGCAAGCCCTAATTGATTTAATGTTATGCTATCTAGGGTTTTGCATTTCCATTGTCTTGTGTCCTGAATGATGATCTATGAACTCGGGCCCGATGAAGACGTGGTTTTGAGATAATGGGAAGAAATCAAGAAGATATTCATCAAAATGGCTTAGGGGAGTTTAGTGAAAGGATCCCCTGTGTAATGTTAATTAGGAATACTTGGtttcaaaagttgaaatttgattattgatgaaaatgatgggataattaccaaaaaaaaaaccccaaacttattGTGTAGGTATTAATTtggtcataaactttttttgggccaatttagtcttaaatattttgacaatttgctaataCAATCCTTTCTGGTAATTTTGGCAAGAAGTTACTGACCTAAACGCCGGTCATCTTACATGGCACAATTGGAGCTAATGCAAACAATCTTtgcaaatttctcaaatttttcttgaaaaattttcccttttttttttaaaaaaaaaggcaaaattgtctatgtcaacTCTGGTCGTGTCATCTATCATGTAAGATGGCCTACGTctatgtcaacaatttcttgtTAAAATCAGCCGAAATGAATCACGGAAAAGATTGTgaataaattgatcaatttaaaaaaattataatcaaattcACATCCACACGctaggtttataatttttggagtaattttttcttattgtatACGAGAAAACGTAATTGTCAATCCAACCGACGATAAGATGAGAGAAGCAATTAGGATATGGTTTGGTCGACTTGGACGAAGATCTTATTGTTTGGCCTATTGAGGAGATGTGATCCAGGGATTGATGAAGACTCGTGCTATAGATAGAAGGGGCAGGACAAGACCTAAAAGAGTAAGAAAGGAGACGACaacaaaataaatgtaaattgaGAGATTATGTAGGATCTCGTGCGAAATTTGACCCAATCCCGAAATATGATTTATCCGGCCCGGCACCATGCGTCGCACCGCGTCGCTCGAGCTccatacttttcttgattttcaaatgttttttgaaacttttttaaCAGCAAGAAATTGATCTCATCACCGTCGTTTCGCGATGAACTCATTCTTTTCATGGACAACATTAGTATCTTGCTAAAATAGATATTCCCTTTTCTCTTGATTGTATGAAACCTTACAAGAAAATGTTGTTTGCATTGTATTTCTATGCTTAATTCGTGTCGGAATTGACGAACGTCTTTATTCAACCAGTTGCATTGTAAAAGCTTAAAAGATTCTCTGAAGACATCGAACAAGGATAGTAGGAGGAACAAAGCCAATCCCCCTCTCAAGAACTTAAAAATGCAAATGGCTTAAACTTATTGAATAGATATCAaattagttctaaaatttttaattttatcaatttttaattcTAAGCTATTATTCGGTACTTGCTTAAtcaaaaggataaaaaataaaaagagagatcAGTTTTTAAGTGTTAGAGGAGAACTTGGTCAATGTTCCACATTTTGTCCAATTACAAAACCTCTGAAATCACCATTTGTCACGGCAGGTGTCACGGCCGGCGCTTGAGATCAAAAACTATGTGGCAATTTAGGCTTCCTTTAATTCGTCGAATCGCCTAAgcttaggccctgtttggtaaccatccaaacaggccAAATTCccgattctttgttcccggaatcgCTCGCCtagaatcgtgtttggtaaaatttttgttctcgaaaacaaatttgttccggggaacacattgggaatagaatcaagaactaaaaaaagttgattcttgttccggaacgaatttgagaatcaaaatcaataaattttcttcttcccttcaccatctcgcgaccgccgtccaccaccgcccgccaccgtccgccaccgccatccaccgccgccgccggccgccgccgccgccgccatccaccgccaccgccgcccgccggtccggcgagctcgccgaggctcgccggaggCTCACGGACCAATGTGAggtccgggcgagctcgccggaggcaagcccgaccatcggcgagctcgccgaggcttgcccagcccaccggcgaggctcggcctcccagatccggcgaggccgagcctcgccgggcctagcggcctcgccggggcgggcgaggcctcggaggccgggcgaggcccgcctcaCCGGGACTAGGcgggggctaggcgagcctcggacgcccagccccaccggtggccggcgaggctcgcctagccaccggcgggCTCGCCTGGGCCCCGCCGGTGGCtggcgggcctcgcccaaccccgacgaggtcggcggccaccggcgaggccgagcctcggcggggctaggcgagcctcgcccggctgggcgaggctcggccgacgagggccggctcggcgagggcggcgacgctccgtgaggtcgccggccgaagaagaagaagaagatgagaaaaagaaaagaaaaagaaaaagaaaaaaattaagaaattaaaaaaacaaaacaaaacaaaggaaaaaaagtaaaaaaattatttaaaaattaaaagaaattgatttggaacaattaatgaacacggtaccaaacgcaattctattccagaatcgaGAAATTTTTAcgattaccaaacggcttaaaatgcttagaatcgtttccggaacagaataaaaaaaaaaatcggccGATTAGAATCAACTCCCGAGAAcgagaatcgttaccaaacgcgcccttagtctTTTTTCCAAGGATCAAACACTCGCCTACTAACTCGCCCAAATCATAGAAAGAGAAATTATTTAGAGGGAGAAGTTTTGGGAGAAAATGTACTTCCATTTCACGAATGTTGGACGATACAAATGAGATGAAGAATACTCTTATTTATACATATGGAGATCCACTCTTTTCAACTGGCTTCTATCATATTTACTACCATTTACCCTATTAAATATAAGACGGTGACACAAGGCTACCTTGCACCAACACGCCTCTCTGCTTAGAATGGGATTAATTAACTGTGGATTTGATGGAGAAATCAATCTATGAAGCCAAGTCAACTGACAATCCACTTCTTCGTGCGAATGGATCCAACTCGCCCGACCCAACTGGTGGTACGTGTGGCTAAGCTTTGTGTAGTACATGATTCGCATTCTGCTTCAATGTACGACCCCTCAAAACCTCATTTTCAACTGGTCTCTCTCAACACGCCTTTGTTGCTGTGTGGAGTTTGCCTTCGCAGTACACACCTGTGGAAAAAATACATCAGCCTTGTGCCAAATGCCATGCCCTAATACAACACCTCAAACCACGCATCACCGTATATACAGAGAGGCcaaaaccgagagagagagagagagagagaggcgatgGACGGGATGAGCAACATGGAGCAAAAGAGCTACACCCACATGACATTCTTCTGGGGGAGAAACTCCGAGATCCTCTTCGCCGGGTGGCCCGGCACGCGGACTGGCATGTACGTGCTGGCCTTGGTCTTCGTCTTCGCGCTCGCGCTCCTCGTTGAATGGATCTCTCACTGTAGGCTCATCGGAGAAGGCTTGAAGTCGAACCGTGTCGTCGCCGGTGTCCTGCGGACCATCATGCATGCCATGCGCGTCGGGCTTGCTTATCTGCTGATGCTGGCCGTGATGTCCTTCAACGTAGGCGTGCTCATCGTCGCCATTCTCGGGCACGGCgtgggcttcttcttcttcggaagTAGGGCTTTTCAGAAGACGCCGCCTCCGGGAAAAGCATCCACCGATCTTCCCACGACGAACCTTTGATTTAACTTTGATGTTGGAACAAGTAGTCTCATGTACTATACTGTTTTTTAAAGTTTCTGTGCTtgtgatttttctctttttgggggcttgaatttcttgattttatagTTTCTGTGTTTTCCTCAGGAAGTTTAAGTGCATATCTCTGATCTGGTATTAGATGGTTGTAACGACTCTACCAAAACTAAGTGCAACGAGTGAAGACGCAGCACAGTGTGTATAGACCACCATTGATGCTCCGCGtcaaaactaaatgacgtggcATCTTTTCGATCACGGCCCGGCAGCGCCCGGGCCCAATCCCAGCCCGAGGGCAGTTTCAGATCGGCCTGAATAAGCACACAAAATTATGACGCCGGGCACGACCATGTCGGACCCGAGCCGGAACCTGCCCAGCAATATTTTAGATCCGCCCCCTGCCGCCTGCCGGCCAGCCCATCGGTTTATCTC of the Eucalyptus grandis isolate ANBG69807.140 chromosome 10, ASM1654582v1, whole genome shotgun sequence genome contains:
- the LOC104422455 gene encoding copper transporter 1; this translates as MDGMSNMEQKSYTHMTFFWGRNSEILFAGWPGTRTGMYVLALVFVFALALLVEWISHCRLIGEGLKSNRVVAGVLRTIMHAMRVGLAYLLMLAVMSFNVGVLIVAILGHGVGFFFFGSRAFQKTPPPGKASTDLPTTNL